One window of Akkermansia biwaensis genomic DNA carries:
- a CDS encoding aspartate kinase: protein MALIVQKFGGSSVGTIDRIRNVARRIHETAGDGNQVVAVVSAMSGVTDKLIGLARELSASPSERELDVLMATGEQQSIALLCMALHELGDKAVSFTGAQAGITTFGSHTRGRIHKIDPERMNKCLMEGNILICAGFQGVTEEGMVQTLGRGGSDLSAIAIAAALKADVCQIFTDVDGVYTCDPRVVKDAVKIQTLSYDEMLEMASSGSKVMQSRSVEFAKKFGVVFEVRNSMNNNPGTIVQEETPSMEAVVIRGISIDRNQARLTITGIPDKIGYTARILGALAEAEINLDMILANTAHDGYVRQSFTMPANELGRAQAALKPVTAALGPDVKVETEAGLAKLSLVGIGMRSHSGVGATAFKALADANIKTGMISTSEIKIAVMVDESDIDEAARVVHKAFNLGGQN, encoded by the coding sequence ATGGCACTTATCGTTCAAAAATTCGGAGGCTCCTCCGTGGGCACCATTGACCGCATCCGCAATGTGGCGCGCCGCATCCATGAGACCGCCGGAGACGGCAACCAGGTAGTGGCCGTCGTCTCCGCCATGAGCGGCGTGACGGACAAGCTGATCGGCCTGGCCAGGGAACTGTCCGCCTCCCCCTCCGAACGCGAGCTGGACGTCCTGATGGCTACCGGGGAACAGCAGTCCATCGCCCTGCTCTGCATGGCCCTGCATGAACTGGGAGACAAGGCCGTGTCCTTCACGGGAGCCCAGGCGGGCATTACCACCTTCGGCTCCCACACCCGCGGCCGCATCCACAAAATTGACCCGGAACGGATGAACAAATGCCTGATGGAAGGCAACATCCTCATCTGCGCCGGCTTCCAGGGCGTGACGGAGGAAGGCATGGTCCAGACGCTGGGCCGCGGCGGCTCGGACCTTTCCGCCATCGCCATCGCCGCCGCTCTGAAGGCGGACGTGTGCCAGATTTTTACGGATGTGGACGGCGTGTACACCTGCGACCCCCGCGTGGTGAAGGACGCCGTGAAGATACAGACCCTTTCCTACGACGAAATGCTGGAAATGGCATCCAGCGGTTCCAAGGTGATGCAGTCGCGCTCCGTGGAATTCGCCAAAAAATTCGGCGTCGTCTTTGAAGTTCGCAACTCCATGAACAATAACCCCGGTACCATCGTGCAAGAAGAAACTCCCTCCATGGAAGCCGTCGTCATCCGCGGCATCTCCATCGACCGCAACCAGGCCCGCCTCACCATCACCGGCATTCCGGACAAAATCGGCTATACGGCCAGGATTCTGGGCGCCCTGGCAGAGGCGGAAATCAATTTGGACATGATTCTGGCCAACACCGCCCATGACGGCTACGTCCGCCAGTCCTTCACCATGCCCGCCAACGAACTGGGCCGCGCCCAGGCGGCGCTCAAACCCGTGACGGCAGCGCTGGGCCCCGATGTGAAAGTGGAGACGGAAGCCGGACTCGCCAAGCTTTCCCTGGTGGGTATCGGCATGCGTTCCCATTCCGGCGTGGGTGCCACCGCGTTCAAGGCCCTGGCGGACGCCAACATCAAGACCGGCATGATTTCCACGTCGGAAATCAAGATCGCCGTGATGGTGGACGAGTCCGACATCGACGAGGCGGCGCGCGTCGTCCACAAGGCATTCAACCTGGGCGGCCAGAATTAA
- a CDS encoding GNAT family N-acetyltransferase encodes MSTEFVNLTAENLPHEHLCCIIRSKKFHPGIDAKRQWLSGRLKEGHVFRKLNEKATVFIEYAPLETAWVPIIGDNYYYLYCLWVSGSCKGKGYGKALMEYCLADAGKNGKSGICMLGATKQKAWLSDQSFAKKFGFEVADTAGNGYELLALSLDGTLPSFSQRAKKLEIESRELTIYYDMQCPYVYQNIGIIRQYCETNGVPVFFIHVDSLQKAKELPCVFNNWAVFYKGKFETVNLLPDVAALKRILKK; translated from the coding sequence ATGAGTACCGAATTTGTGAACCTGACGGCGGAAAACCTTCCCCATGAACATTTATGCTGCATTATCCGCAGCAAGAAGTTCCATCCGGGTATTGACGCCAAGCGGCAATGGCTTTCCGGCCGGCTGAAGGAGGGCCATGTCTTTAGAAAGTTGAATGAGAAGGCTACGGTTTTTATTGAATATGCTCCCTTGGAAACCGCCTGGGTTCCTATCATCGGCGACAATTATTATTATCTGTACTGCCTGTGGGTTTCCGGCAGCTGCAAAGGGAAAGGGTACGGAAAGGCGCTGATGGAGTATTGTCTGGCGGATGCCGGGAAAAACGGCAAATCCGGCATTTGCATGCTTGGAGCAACAAAACAGAAAGCCTGGCTTTCCGACCAGTCGTTTGCGAAGAAGTTCGGTTTTGAAGTTGCCGATACCGCCGGCAACGGGTATGAACTGCTGGCGCTTTCCCTGGACGGAACCCTGCCGAGCTTTTCCCAACGAGCTAAAAAACTGGAAATTGAAAGCAGGGAGCTGACCATTTATTACGATATGCAATGCCCGTATGTTTATCAAAACATCGGGATCATCAGGCAGTATTGTGAAACGAACGGGGTTCCCGTGTTTTTCATTCACGTGGATTCCCTGCAAAAAGCCAAGGAATTGCCCTGTGTTTTCAATAACTGGGCCGTGTTTTACAAGGGGAAGTTTGAGACGGTGAATTTGCTGCCGGATGTGGCCGCCTTAAAGAGAATACTGAAAAAGTAG
- a CDS encoding AsmA-like C-terminal region-containing protein, translated as MARSTFMRWLRGLVPTVIILLCALVFGFICYVSIWGVPSFVVVRVEQALLEKGVPVNIGTLKVSIWPRAVVTLKDVEMLDPEAPPENRRPIAWLHEADISLNWKKLLDGQVDPERVNVEGLSVSMPVDKERPERVFSVAGLNAEIDLNRPGMVDLTKAEAVVQGIRVTAQGSFPAGQEEGGDFVLTPGDVAAVRKQLDRVLEYLDRVKWPESAPPQLAVNLSDDMKGGGIRVGLDFQAPSLQYGRIRVKDLMFSVDYSDSVIMARRFTMRDAETAGFMRLSLQADLKKRSLIWDVTSTAPLVSWTVSFLNESLVPREMKFLSEPHVQMSGRLVFTEGWEGVDQVKLLGSGSMGAFSVFGEKFSKASGDFSYENGNFYVTDLDIRHQGGSFSGKVMGVDGEIKVDIHSTLPVNAMLNMARSMAPEDVELPPTLVINGDPELNAAGTLRMGVDWSGPVRVDRLKLDAAVRDVAYQGVEFDSATAKVEVIGKSINVTLLELVREDGRMKLDGSYLGTDLVFTVESDLKPEILVALGGKSVPVPEELKIPEKATLRVHGRLDIPEGKPVEPTLVRARIKAENLAWNKVPVKTADLEVEYRPNQLFVQNCRIELEKGKFELFANGFLDGQMFVMGQSTVPLDTIDKLMAMKDDDFFMERFAFHGNSGINLSFQGTLGLYNLEKAYDIEAVVSVANTKYKGVEIKSARADAHLVTDQLVLTNVALTVSNSDYLSSAGLSGGPADSSLKAKSIDFRFVPDTVEVLGLEGQAYPAHTLRMFSDDAAKVLREFVFTRPVTLSGGGMFPMGDDLKLMKGRIRFDASAGRVRYKILGTTLDLGRTKGEVLISPQWVVVDKLQGTIWEGSFTGRVLAQIDGGDALNGSFVLQDMNLTAIGKSYGEKMEKATVHGAIEFSSKGGNMNSIQAKGEAALVHGNLVEIPIFGFLGEALANYIPGLGHLINYKLTRADCDFSIEKGYIRTNNFVATGSNLSLKGGGWIRLADLQVNSDFQMGFRGIPQLLTSPVFLLARGLFQVRGRGPLNNVNWSFAPFSGGKAPAPPAPPAARPARRR; from the coding sequence ATGGCTCGTTCGACATTCATGAGATGGCTCCGGGGGTTGGTCCCCACCGTGATTATTCTGCTGTGCGCCCTGGTGTTTGGCTTCATTTGCTATGTCTCCATCTGGGGCGTTCCCTCTTTCGTAGTGGTGCGCGTGGAACAGGCCCTGCTGGAAAAAGGGGTGCCCGTGAACATCGGCACGCTGAAAGTCAGCATCTGGCCCCGGGCCGTCGTTACGCTGAAGGACGTGGAAATGCTGGACCCGGAAGCGCCTCCGGAAAACCGCCGTCCCATCGCCTGGCTTCATGAGGCGGACATCTCCCTGAACTGGAAAAAACTGCTGGACGGCCAGGTGGACCCGGAGAGGGTGAACGTGGAGGGGTTGAGCGTCAGCATGCCGGTGGATAAGGAAAGACCGGAACGGGTCTTTTCCGTCGCCGGGCTGAATGCGGAGATAGACCTGAACCGCCCCGGCATGGTGGACCTCACGAAGGCGGAAGCCGTGGTGCAGGGAATACGGGTCACCGCCCAGGGAAGCTTTCCCGCAGGGCAGGAGGAGGGCGGAGACTTTGTGCTGACGCCCGGAGACGTGGCGGCCGTCCGCAAGCAGCTTGACCGCGTGCTGGAATACCTGGACAGGGTGAAGTGGCCGGAATCCGCCCCGCCGCAGCTTGCCGTCAACCTGAGCGACGACATGAAGGGCGGCGGAATCCGCGTGGGGCTGGACTTTCAGGCCCCCTCACTGCAATACGGCAGAATTCGTGTCAAGGACCTGATGTTCAGCGTCGACTATTCGGACTCCGTCATCATGGCCAGGCGCTTCACCATGAGGGATGCGGAAACGGCGGGATTCATGAGGCTGTCCCTTCAGGCGGATTTGAAAAAGCGCTCCCTGATCTGGGACGTCACCAGCACGGCCCCCCTCGTGTCCTGGACGGTATCCTTCCTCAACGAATCCCTTGTTCCGCGGGAAATGAAATTCCTGAGCGAGCCGCACGTTCAAATGTCCGGCAGGCTGGTGTTCACGGAAGGGTGGGAAGGCGTGGACCAGGTAAAGCTGCTGGGGTCCGGCTCCATGGGGGCCTTCTCCGTGTTCGGAGAGAAATTTTCAAAGGCGTCCGGGGATTTCAGCTATGAAAACGGCAACTTCTACGTGACGGACCTGGACATACGGCACCAGGGCGGAAGCTTTTCCGGCAAGGTGATGGGCGTGGATGGAGAAATCAAGGTGGACATCCACAGCACGCTGCCCGTGAACGCCATGCTGAACATGGCCCGGTCCATGGCACCGGAAGATGTGGAACTGCCGCCCACCCTGGTCATCAACGGAGACCCGGAACTGAACGCCGCGGGCACGCTCCGCATGGGCGTGGACTGGTCAGGCCCGGTCCGCGTGGACCGCCTGAAACTGGACGCCGCCGTCAGGGACGTGGCGTACCAGGGGGTGGAATTCGATTCCGCCACGGCCAAGGTGGAAGTGATCGGCAAATCCATCAACGTGACGCTGCTGGAACTGGTGCGTGAAGACGGACGGATGAAACTGGACGGCAGCTATCTGGGAACGGACCTTGTCTTTACGGTGGAATCGGACTTGAAGCCGGAAATTCTCGTGGCCCTGGGCGGCAAATCCGTTCCCGTGCCGGAGGAACTGAAGATTCCGGAAAAAGCGACCCTCCGCGTACACGGCAGGCTGGACATTCCGGAAGGAAAACCCGTGGAACCCACCCTGGTGCGCGCACGCATCAAGGCGGAAAACCTGGCCTGGAACAAGGTGCCCGTGAAAACGGCGGACCTGGAGGTGGAATACAGGCCCAACCAGCTCTTCGTGCAGAACTGCCGCATAGAACTGGAAAAAGGGAAATTTGAACTCTTTGCCAACGGCTTCCTGGACGGGCAGATGTTCGTGATGGGACAGTCCACGGTTCCCCTGGACACGATCGACAAGTTGATGGCAATGAAAGATGACGACTTCTTCATGGAGCGCTTCGCCTTCCACGGCAACTCCGGGATCAACCTCTCCTTCCAGGGAACGTTGGGACTTTACAATCTGGAAAAGGCCTACGACATTGAGGCCGTCGTATCCGTCGCCAACACCAAATACAAGGGGGTGGAAATCAAATCCGCCCGCGCGGACGCCCACCTGGTGACGGACCAGCTGGTCCTGACCAACGTGGCGCTGACGGTCTCCAACTCCGACTATCTTTCCTCCGCCGGATTGTCCGGCGGTCCGGCGGACAGTTCCCTGAAGGCCAAAAGCATCGACTTCCGTTTTGTCCCGGACACCGTGGAGGTTCTGGGCCTGGAAGGGCAGGCCTATCCGGCCCATACGCTGCGCATGTTCTCGGACGACGCCGCGAAGGTGCTCCGGGAATTCGTCTTCACGCGCCCCGTGACGCTTTCCGGCGGCGGCATGTTCCCGATGGGGGACGACCTGAAGCTGATGAAGGGGCGCATCCGCTTTGACGCCTCCGCAGGTCGCGTCCGCTATAAAATCCTGGGAACCACGCTGGACCTGGGCAGGACGAAGGGGGAAGTGCTCATCTCCCCGCAGTGGGTGGTGGTGGACAAATTGCAGGGAACCATCTGGGAAGGCTCCTTCACCGGCCGCGTGCTGGCGCAGATTGACGGCGGGGACGCCTTGAACGGCTCCTTCGTGCTCCAGGACATGAACCTGACGGCCATCGGCAAATCCTACGGGGAAAAAATGGAGAAGGCCACCGTGCACGGAGCCATTGAATTTTCGTCCAAGGGCGGCAACATGAACAGCATCCAGGCCAAGGGGGAAGCGGCGCTGGTCCACGGAAACCTGGTGGAAATCCCCATCTTCGGCTTTTTGGGGGAAGCCCTGGCCAATTACATCCCCGGCCTGGGCCACCTGATCAACTACAAGCTCACCCGCGCCGACTGCGACTTTTCCATAGAAAAAGGCTACATCCGTACAAACAACTTCGTGGCCACGGGCAGCAACCTGTCCCTGAAGGGCGGCGGATGGATACGCCTGGCCGACCTCCAGGTCAACTCCGACTTCCAGATGGGGTTCCGCGGCATTCCGCAGCTCCTCACCTCGCCCGTTTTCCTGCTGGCGCGCGGCCTGTTCCAGGTGCGCGGCAGAGGGCCCCTGAATAACGTGAACTGGAGCTTTGCCCCCTTCTCCGGCGGGAAGGCCCCGGCACCTCCCGCTCCCCCGGCGGCCCGGCCTGCAAGAAGAAGATAG
- a CDS encoding pirin family protein, translating to MNIIIDRASSRGHANHGWLNTYHTFSFANYFNPDRMQFGALRVLNDDTVLPDEGFGTHPHKNMEVISIPLKGKLRHGDSLNNSHTITRGEIQLMSAGTGILHSEYNDSSTDNLEFLQIWVIPDRINTEPKYKDYDIKPLLKHNEISTFLAPETAISIMQQAWFSWAELDRGTSREYKFKGQNTGVYVFVVEGEVKIGDTVLNRRDGAGITDTEAITMEALQNSTVLLMEVAQ from the coding sequence ATGAATATTATTATCGACAGGGCATCGTCCAGGGGACATGCCAACCACGGGTGGTTGAATACCTACCACACATTCAGTTTTGCCAATTATTTCAATCCGGACCGCATGCAGTTCGGAGCCCTTCGCGTACTCAATGACGATACGGTGCTTCCGGACGAAGGGTTCGGCACCCACCCCCACAAGAATATGGAAGTGATTTCCATTCCCTTGAAAGGGAAGCTCCGCCACGGCGACAGCCTGAACAACAGCCACACCATCACGCGCGGGGAAATCCAGCTCATGAGCGCGGGAACGGGCATCCTGCACAGCGAGTACAACGATAGTTCCACGGATAATCTGGAATTCCTGCAAATATGGGTTATTCCGGACAGGATCAACACGGAGCCCAAGTACAAGGATTACGACATCAAGCCCCTGCTGAAGCACAATGAGATTTCCACCTTCCTGGCTCCGGAAACGGCCATCTCCATCATGCAGCAGGCGTGGTTTTCCTGGGCGGAACTGGATCGCGGCACATCGCGGGAATACAAGTTCAAGGGCCAGAATACGGGCGTGTACGTCTTCGTGGTGGAAGGAGAGGTGAAGATCGGGGACACGGTGCTGAACCGCCGCGACGGAGCCGGCATCACGGATACGGAGGCCATCACCATGGAGGCCCTCCAGAATTCCACCGTTCTTCTGATGGAAGTGGCGCAATAG
- a CDS encoding DUF2062 domain-containing protein: MRLCRGMEHRYRQLMRKVRLYLLTEVRKKSWTSRFLSAKIFDPVYWSWTRESVAVGAGWGAAAAIAPLPMQSLWGVFACLWRKGNIPVAILMAWLSPPGFTFFAIPAQWWLGWFLFSRFGLPTSGATWHMLKTGVEQWSWAPFNGLGIGMVSLEFLTGWAVSSVVLGGLCYGLVQLGWWLGLLIKGRRKHGEDGKRARPPHEGRPK; this comes from the coding sequence ATGAGACTGTGCCGCGGAATGGAACACCGCTACAGGCAATTGATGCGCAAGGTCAGGCTTTACCTGCTGACGGAAGTGCGCAAAAAATCGTGGACCAGCCGTTTTCTCTCCGCAAAAATCTTCGACCCGGTCTATTGGTCGTGGACGCGTGAATCCGTGGCTGTGGGGGCCGGCTGGGGGGCCGCCGCCGCGATCGCCCCGCTGCCCATGCAGAGCCTGTGGGGCGTATTCGCCTGCCTGTGGCGCAAGGGGAACATTCCGGTGGCCATCCTGATGGCCTGGCTCTCCCCGCCCGGTTTTACCTTCTTTGCCATTCCCGCCCAGTGGTGGCTGGGCTGGTTCCTCTTCTCCCGGTTTGGCCTGCCGACTTCCGGCGCCACCTGGCACATGCTGAAAACGGGGGTGGAACAATGGTCCTGGGCTCCGTTCAACGGCCTGGGCATAGGCATGGTTTCCCTGGAATTCCTGACGGGCTGGGCCGTTTCCAGCGTTGTGCTGGGGGGACTGTGCTACGGGCTCGTGCAGCTGGGGTGGTGGCTGGGCCTGCTCATCAAGGGCCGGAGGAAGCACGGGGAGGACGGCAAAAGGGCCCGCCCTCCGCATGAGGGCAGGCCCAAGTAA
- a CDS encoding TlyA family RNA methyltransferase, with protein sequence MSKQRLDVLLVSRNLVESRELAQRLIIAGEVSVGGHPSTKPGLKVSEDADISIRNRPRYVSRGGLKMEGALKAFPVSAEGKVCLDIGASTGGFTDCLLQHGACRVHAIDVGTNQLVWKLRQDPRVVVKEKFNARYMTPEDIGEQVDLIVSDVSFISLKKILPAAFSLLKEGGNALVLIKPQFELQPEDIGAGGIVRDPVLHRRAVDSIRTFVTEELGRSWMGCEPSPITGTDGNHEFLAWLK encoded by the coding sequence ATGAGCAAACAACGACTCGACGTTCTTCTGGTTTCCCGCAATCTCGTAGAATCCCGGGAGCTGGCCCAGCGGCTCATCATCGCCGGAGAGGTGAGCGTGGGGGGGCATCCTTCCACCAAGCCGGGGCTCAAGGTCAGCGAAGATGCGGACATTTCCATCCGGAACCGCCCCCGCTACGTCAGCCGCGGCGGCCTGAAGATGGAGGGCGCGCTGAAGGCCTTCCCCGTTTCCGCGGAAGGCAAGGTCTGCCTGGACATCGGGGCCTCTACGGGAGGGTTCACGGACTGCCTGCTCCAGCACGGCGCCTGCCGGGTCCACGCGATCGACGTGGGAACCAACCAGCTCGTCTGGAAGCTGCGCCAGGACCCCCGCGTGGTCGTGAAGGAGAAGTTCAACGCCCGCTACATGACTCCGGAGGACATCGGCGAGCAGGTGGACCTGATCGTTTCAGACGTTTCCTTCATTTCCCTGAAAAAGATCCTGCCCGCCGCCTTCTCCCTGCTGAAAGAGGGAGGGAACGCCCTCGTGCTGATCAAGCCCCAGTTCGAGCTCCAGCCGGAGGACATCGGAGCCGGGGGCATCGTCCGGGACCCCGTCCTGCACCGGCGCGCGGTGGATTCCATACGCACTTTCGTCACGGAGGAACTGGGCCGCTCCTGGATGGGGTGCGAGCCCTCCCCCATCACCGGCACGGACGGCAATCACGAATTCCTGGCGTGGCTCAAGTAG
- a CDS encoding nitroreductase family protein, with amino-acid sequence MNLEEALNYRRAVRVFDKNKPLDPEKVKRCLELAALAPSSSNMQLWDFFQITRPELIARIAGACLGQSAAATASEIVVFVTRQDLYRQRAQFVLEFERGNIRRNSPEARQAKRIRDRELYYGRLMPFLYARCGGILGAFRVLLAKGIGLLRPMMREVSECDMRVTVNKSCALAAQTFMIAMAAEGYDTCPLEGFDSKRMKKLLKLPHGAGINMVVPCGMRDGEKGIWGERCRVPFDEVYHRL; translated from the coding sequence ATGAACTTGGAAGAGGCCTTGAATTACCGGCGCGCCGTGCGGGTATTCGATAAAAATAAACCGCTGGACCCCGAAAAGGTAAAGCGCTGCCTGGAACTGGCCGCCCTGGCTCCCAGCAGTTCCAACATGCAGCTGTGGGACTTCTTCCAAATCACCCGGCCTGAATTGATAGCCCGTATTGCCGGAGCGTGCCTCGGCCAGTCGGCTGCCGCCACGGCTTCGGAAATAGTCGTTTTCGTGACGCGGCAGGACTTGTACCGGCAGCGGGCGCAATTTGTCCTCGAATTCGAGCGTGGAAACATCCGGAGGAACAGCCCGGAGGCACGCCAGGCCAAACGCATCAGGGACCGGGAGTTATACTATGGAAGGCTGATGCCGTTCCTTTACGCGCGCTGCGGCGGGATTCTGGGAGCGTTCCGCGTTCTGCTGGCTAAAGGCATCGGCCTTTTGCGCCCCATGATGCGCGAAGTTTCGGAATGCGATATGCGCGTCACAGTCAACAAATCCTGCGCTCTTGCCGCCCAGACGTTCATGATTGCCATGGCCGCTGAAGGATATGATACCTGTCCGCTGGAGGGATTTGACAGCAAGCGGATGAAAAAGCTGCTGAAACTGCCTCACGGCGCCGGGATCAATATGGTTGTTCCCTGCGGCATGCGGGACGGAGAGAAAGGCATCTGGGGCGAGCGGTGCAGAGTCCCGTTTGACGAGGTGTACCACAGGCTCTGA
- a CDS encoding type 1 glutamine amidotransferase domain-containing protein: MKQMKILMVVTGTGMFPDGKQETGLWLSELAHMYDSAKKRGYDIVIASPRGGDTPVDPTSLKTMYMDKLSKEYWDDSEFRNVLRHTKSLDEVSGELFDCIYLAGGHGAMFDFPDNTVLQTLIKDHYENNKVVAAICHGVCGLLNVKLSDGQYLVKDKKVTGFSWFEEGLAGKKKEVPFDLESALKERRADYKKALIPMMPEVVTDGNLITGQDPFSSEKMAETVMNRFNQ; the protein is encoded by the coding sequence ATGAAACAAATGAAAATATTAATGGTAGTAACCGGAACCGGAATGTTTCCGGACGGAAAACAGGAAACGGGATTATGGCTCAGCGAGCTTGCCCACATGTATGACAGCGCGAAAAAGCGGGGATATGATATTGTCATTGCAAGTCCCAGGGGAGGCGATACCCCTGTTGATCCCACGAGCCTGAAAACAATGTACATGGACAAACTCTCCAAGGAATACTGGGACGATTCGGAATTCCGGAACGTGCTGCGGCACACGAAAAGCCTGGATGAAGTTTCCGGTGAATTGTTCGACTGCATTTATCTGGCCGGCGGCCACGGCGCGATGTTCGATTTCCCGGATAACACCGTTCTGCAGACGCTCATCAAGGACCACTATGAAAACAATAAGGTAGTTGCGGCCATTTGCCATGGCGTATGCGGATTATTGAACGTGAAACTCTCGGACGGGCAATATCTGGTAAAAGATAAAAAGGTCACGGGATTCAGCTGGTTTGAGGAAGGCCTGGCCGGAAAGAAAAAGGAGGTGCCTTTCGATCTGGAATCCGCGCTGAAGGAACGCCGTGCGGATTACAAAAAGGCATTGATCCCGATGATGCCGGAAGTAGTCACTGACGGAAACCTGATCACGGGCCAGGACCCGTTCAGCTCTGAAAAAATGGCTGAAACGGTCATGAACCGATTTAATCAATAG
- the nagB gene encoding glucosamine-6-phosphate deaminase, translating to MKVETFETPQDAAKSLAKEVAELIRSRAAEGRNVVLGLATGATPLPFYAELVRMHKEEGLSFANVISFNLDEYSGLDRDHPESYWYFMHTNLFNHIDMKPENINLPSGTVKGDEIAAHCAAYEQKIKDCGGIDLQILGIGRTGHIGFNEPGSDDTTITRQVHLDDLTRSDAAPAFGGIENVPTTAITMGVATIMGAREVALMAWGEKKASIVKKAVQGPVTVDVAASYLQKHPNAKFLLDKGAASQL from the coding sequence ATGAAAGTAGAAACTTTTGAAACTCCCCAGGATGCTGCCAAATCCCTGGCAAAAGAAGTTGCGGAACTGATCCGTTCCCGCGCCGCCGAAGGCCGGAACGTGGTGCTGGGCCTTGCCACCGGAGCCACCCCCCTGCCTTTTTATGCGGAACTGGTGCGCATGCACAAGGAGGAAGGACTCTCCTTTGCCAACGTCATCTCCTTCAACCTGGACGAATACAGCGGCCTGGACCGGGACCATCCGGAATCCTACTGGTACTTCATGCATACCAACCTGTTCAACCACATCGACATGAAGCCGGAAAACATCAATCTTCCCTCCGGCACGGTGAAGGGAGACGAAATTGCCGCGCACTGCGCCGCCTACGAACAGAAGATCAAGGATTGCGGCGGCATTGATCTCCAGATTCTGGGCATCGGCCGCACCGGGCACATCGGTTTCAACGAACCCGGCTCCGACGACACCACGATCACCCGCCAGGTGCACCTGGACGATCTCACCCGCTCCGACGCGGCCCCCGCCTTCGGCGGCATTGAAAACGTTCCCACTACGGCCATCACCATGGGCGTGGCCACCATCATGGGCGCCCGTGAAGTGGCCCTGATGGCCTGGGGAGAAAAGAAGGCTTCCATCGTGAAAAAGGCCGTTCAGGGCCCGGTGACGGTGGACGTGGCCGCCTCCTACCTGCAGAAGCACCCGAACGCCAAGTTCCTTCTGGACAAGGGAGCCGCTTCCCAGCTTTAA
- a CDS encoding class I SAM-dependent rRNA methyltransferase codes for MAGLIISPRARIFQGHDWVYGTEVRKVFGNPQPGDVVALKDFKDRFLGSAMFNPHSQIVARRFSRRKQELDGDFFSRRISQALELRSRFLPGETLARVVWSESDGLPGLIVDRYADYLVVQTLTLAMERRLHIILNVLEDLLSPRGIIVRNDSPMLAAEGIEPSVSIARGAEPEPFTARSGDIQFMINLQTGQKTGLYLDQLDNYAAVARLAPGRRVLDCFCNQGGFALACARAGAAEVTAVDVSQEAMDAVERNARLNGVSVRGVTDNAFDFLKKEAALVRDGGAHKWDLIILDPPSFTRNKKSVHDAMRGYKEIHLRAMKLLAPGGILSTFCCSHHAGTGLFRESILEAAIDAPATLRLIQQHGQRPDHPVLLNIPETEYLKGFTYELLPGR; via the coding sequence ATGGCAGGTTTAATTATTTCACCAAGGGCGCGCATTTTTCAGGGACACGACTGGGTTTACGGAACGGAGGTCCGCAAGGTTTTCGGCAATCCCCAGCCCGGAGACGTGGTGGCGCTGAAGGATTTCAAGGACCGCTTCCTGGGATCCGCCATGTTCAACCCCCATTCCCAGATTGTGGCCAGGCGCTTTTCCCGCCGCAAGCAGGAGCTGGACGGGGATTTTTTCAGCAGGCGCATCAGCCAGGCGCTGGAATTGCGCAGCCGCTTCCTGCCGGGAGAAACGCTCGCGCGCGTCGTCTGGAGCGAGTCGGACGGCCTGCCCGGCCTGATCGTGGACCGCTATGCGGATTACCTGGTGGTTCAGACGCTGACGCTGGCCATGGAACGCCGCCTCCACATCATCCTGAACGTGCTGGAGGACCTGCTCTCCCCCAGGGGAATCATCGTCAGGAACGATTCCCCCATGCTGGCGGCGGAAGGCATTGAACCTTCCGTCAGCATAGCCCGCGGCGCGGAGCCGGAGCCGTTCACCGCCCGGAGCGGGGACATCCAGTTCATGATCAACCTGCAGACGGGCCAGAAAACCGGGCTGTACCTGGACCAGCTGGACAATTACGCGGCCGTGGCGCGCCTGGCGCCTGGACGCCGCGTGCTGGACTGCTTCTGCAACCAGGGCGGTTTTGCCCTGGCCTGCGCACGGGCCGGAGCGGCGGAAGTCACCGCCGTGGACGTTTCCCAGGAGGCGATGGATGCCGTGGAGCGCAACGCGCGCCTGAACGGGGTTTCCGTGCGGGGCGTCACGGACAACGCGTTCGATTTTCTGAAGAAGGAAGCGGCCCTGGTCCGGGACGGGGGAGCACACAAGTGGGACCTGATCATTCTGGACCCGCCTTCCTTCACCAGAAACAAGAAATCCGTGCATGACGCCATGCGCGGGTACAAGGAAATCCACCTGCGCGCCATGAAGCTTCTGGCTCCCGGCGGCATCCTTTCCACCTTCTGCTGCTCCCACCACGCCGGCACGGGCCTGTTCCGGGAGAGCATTCTGGAAGCGGCCATAGACGCTCCCGCCACCCTGCGGCTGATACAGCAACACGGACAGAGGCCGGACCACCCTGTTCTGCTGAACATTCCTGAAACGGAATACCTTAAGGGCTTCACGTATGAGCTGCTTCCGGGGAGATAA